Proteins encoded within one genomic window of Lysinibacillus sphaericus:
- a CDS encoding DUF1871 family protein: MDNIKMNRTAVHLLAEWDPFHLGAEHYDTETADVVAALQSIDDPSALAKVIQETYEHSFEQWIPIEDCVAISYKLLAIKFEAKCII; the protein is encoded by the coding sequence TTGGATAATATAAAAATGAATCGAACAGCCGTGCATCTGCTAGCAGAGTGGGATCCTTTCCACTTAGGTGCTGAGCATTATGATACAGAAACAGCAGATGTTGTTGCAGCACTACAAAGTATTGATGACCCATCTGCTCTTGCGAAGGTCATTCAAGAAACTTACGAGCACTCGTTTGAACAGTGGATTCCAATTGAAGATTGTGTTGCCATTTCATATAAACTACTGGCCATTAAGTTTGAAGCAAAATGTATTATTTAA
- a CDS encoding sodium-dependent transporter: MSSRDQFSTKIGFILAAAGSAIGLGAIWKFPYMAGTNGGSVFILLFILCTFFIGLPVLIAEFMIGRRGQKDAVTSFKQQAPGKPWFLIGWGGMIIAGLILSFYSVVGGWILSYLGRSLTFQLTSDGHNGNYADLFGNIISSPFEAVLVQGLFLLLTIAIVSGGIKGGIEKASTWMMPLLFIFFIVLVIRSLTLDGAMEGVKFMFVPDWSYLNAETFLKALGQAFFSLSVGIAVMITYASYLPKTEKIGNSAINVASMNIIISLLAGLVIFPAVFALGYTPDQGPGLVFIILPAVFEQLPLGGLFLTIFFILLLFATVTSSISMLEIVVAIAIGDKPDKRKKIAWIGGLIIFIFGIPSALSFGILSDVKILDRSIFDFVDFITNSVGMPIGALLISIFAGYYYTKDISRKELASSSLLFNTWYILIRYVSPIAILLIFIQGILPLFQ; the protein is encoded by the coding sequence GTGTCATCTAGAGATCAATTTTCAACAAAAATTGGATTTATTTTAGCTGCTGCTGGTAGCGCCATAGGATTAGGCGCTATCTGGAAATTCCCCTATATGGCGGGAACCAACGGCGGAAGTGTATTTATTTTATTATTTATTTTATGTACATTTTTCATCGGTTTGCCGGTGTTAATTGCAGAATTTATGATTGGACGTCGTGGGCAAAAGGATGCTGTAACATCGTTCAAACAACAAGCCCCAGGAAAACCATGGTTTTTAATAGGATGGGGCGGCATGATTATTGCGGGTTTAATACTATCCTTCTATAGTGTAGTAGGTGGTTGGATTTTAAGTTATTTAGGACGTTCATTAACGTTTCAATTAACGAGCGATGGTCATAACGGGAATTATGCTGATTTGTTTGGCAATATTATCTCTAGCCCATTTGAAGCTGTACTTGTGCAAGGGTTATTTTTACTGTTAACGATTGCTATCGTATCTGGAGGTATTAAAGGTGGGATTGAAAAAGCAAGTACGTGGATGATGCCACTACTATTTATTTTCTTTATTGTGTTAGTAATCCGTTCCTTAACACTTGATGGTGCAATGGAAGGCGTAAAATTTATGTTTGTACCTGACTGGTCTTACTTAAATGCTGAAACATTTTTAAAAGCGCTTGGACAAGCATTCTTCTCCTTAAGTGTTGGTATAGCTGTTATGATTACGTACGCATCGTATCTCCCTAAAACCGAAAAAATCGGTAATTCAGCCATTAATGTAGCATCTATGAATATTATTATTTCGCTTCTTGCAGGTTTAGTTATTTTCCCAGCTGTATTCGCGCTAGGCTATACACCCGACCAAGGGCCAGGGCTTGTTTTTATTATCTTACCTGCTGTTTTTGAGCAATTGCCACTTGGGGGCCTATTCTTAACGATTTTCTTTATTCTTTTACTGTTTGCTACAGTGACTTCTTCGATTTCAATGTTAGAAATTGTAGTAGCTATCGCCATTGGAGACAAACCCGACAAGCGTAAAAAAATCGCATGGATTGGTGGACTTATTATTTTCATCTTCGGAATTCCGAGTGCCCTATCTTTCGGTATTCTATCAGATGTCAAAATATTAGATCGTTCCATTTTTGATTTTGTAGACTTTATTACAAATAGTGTCGGCATGCCAATCGGTGCCTTACTGATTTCTATTTTTGCAGGCTATTATTATACAAAGGATATTTCTCGTAAAGAGCTTGCTTCCTCAAGTCTACTGTTTAACACTTGGTATATTTTAATTCGTTATGTGTCACCTATTGCGATTTTGCTTATTTTTATCCAAGGTATTTTGCCGTTATTTCAATAA
- a CDS encoding RNA polymerase sigma factor — translation MNEPELIERAQQGDKEAYIELIRIHQRTVEKFAFQCGVHSSDLADVSQEVFVKLYRFLHQFKQDRFTTWLYKVTLNATRDYYRKERREQAKEELLSAQRQVPSPSAEKHVLNFEEDRVLHHSIQALDEKYRYPLVLYYFHELKYEEIAEVLGISLSTVKVRILRAKEKLKVALTQEGSVENG, via the coding sequence GTGAATGAACCGGAATTAATCGAGCGAGCACAACAAGGTGATAAAGAAGCTTATATTGAACTAATTCGCATCCATCAGCGAACAGTTGAAAAATTTGCCTTTCAATGTGGCGTACATAGTAGTGATTTAGCGGATGTTTCACAAGAAGTTTTTGTCAAGCTATACCGTTTTTTACATCAATTCAAGCAGGATCGATTTACGACATGGCTTTATAAAGTCACACTTAATGCTACCCGTGATTATTATCGAAAAGAGCGACGTGAACAAGCAAAGGAGGAGCTGTTAAGCGCGCAGCGACAAGTCCCAAGTCCTTCAGCTGAAAAGCATGTCCTTAATTTTGAGGAAGACCGTGTATTGCATCATAGCATTCAAGCACTTGATGAAAAATATCGCTATCCGCTCGTCTTGTATTATTTTCATGAGTTGAAGTATGAGGAAATTGCCGAGGTACTTGGCATTTCGTTATCCACTGTCAAAGTACGCATATTGCGGGCAAAAGAAAAACTTAAAGTAGCTTTGACACAGGAAGGGAGTGTTGAGAATGGATGA
- the yugI gene encoding S1 domain-containing post-transcriptional regulator GSP13, with product MAKKYELGDVLTGKVTGIQPYGAFVALDDDTQGLVHISEITYGFVKDVSEFLSVGQEVEVKVLEIDEAAEKISLSIRALQERPAARKKDAPPRKSLQDRVDESDANGFNSLKDKLQDWIEQSGH from the coding sequence ATGGCAAAAAAATATGAATTAGGAGACGTATTGACCGGAAAAGTTACAGGTATTCAACCGTACGGTGCATTTGTAGCACTTGATGACGATACACAAGGGCTCGTGCATATTTCTGAAATTACGTACGGCTTTGTAAAAGACGTCAGTGAGTTTTTATCAGTTGGGCAAGAGGTTGAAGTCAAGGTACTTGAAATCGATGAAGCGGCCGAAAAAATTAGTTTATCGATTCGTGCCTTACAAGAGCGCCCAGCAGCAAGAAAAAAAGACGCACCACCCCGAAAATCATTACAGGATCGAGTGGATGAATCCGATGCGAATGGTTTTAATTCCTTAAAAGATAAATTACAGGACTGGATCGAACAGTCAGGACATTAA
- a CDS encoding sigma-54-dependent Fis family transcriptional regulator, with the protein MNNSEPLLPFYEFIATNVSVGIHAIDVTGKTIIYNSKMKEIEGFHFDELADRSIIELFSFRQHESTLMRVLQTGLQEMNVKQTYWNKNGHEITTINDTFPLFKNNQLIGAIEFARDITSLEKLVYQPLRRYGEPLTFDMITAVSEAMQQVIVNAKKAAAVKLPVLLIGESGTGKDLVAEGIHHAASTDPEAFVTLFSRRSAKSVLDKVQELLQDDKAYTFFFERIDFLSLPIQEQLLELLQSLPPSKYMLIGSVGSDPITLIAENKLSKSLYYFFATMSITIPNLTDRKEDILPFVADYFSRHRERFASNVAELAPDVQALFLQYDWPGNLKELELLLDEIVSFMTTESTVTFDLLPVHFRFKVQSQDTSDHEPEFFMFHQQNDVMPLDAYLREAESYYVQNVLNLYEGNITKAAGALGMSRQNLQYRIRKMKKG; encoded by the coding sequence ATGAATAATTCTGAACCATTACTACCCTTTTATGAGTTTATTGCAACTAATGTATCCGTTGGTATACATGCGATTGACGTAACGGGTAAAACAATTATCTATAATTCAAAAATGAAAGAAATCGAAGGATTTCATTTTGATGAATTAGCAGATCGTTCAATTATTGAATTGTTTTCCTTCCGTCAACATGAAAGTACTTTAATGCGGGTGTTACAAACCGGTTTACAAGAAATGAATGTGAAACAAACCTATTGGAATAAAAACGGCCATGAAATTACAACCATTAATGATACATTCCCTCTTTTTAAAAATAATCAATTGATTGGTGCGATTGAATTCGCACGTGATATCACATCTTTAGAAAAATTAGTCTATCAGCCGCTACGACGATATGGTGAACCTTTAACTTTTGATATGATTACAGCAGTATCTGAAGCAATGCAACAAGTTATTGTCAACGCTAAAAAAGCAGCGGCGGTAAAATTACCTGTTTTACTTATCGGTGAATCTGGTACAGGCAAAGATTTAGTTGCAGAAGGTATTCATCATGCAGCTTCTACTGATCCTGAAGCCTTTGTTACATTATTTAGTCGACGTTCGGCAAAATCAGTGCTCGATAAGGTGCAGGAACTTTTACAAGATGATAAAGCCTATACTTTTTTCTTCGAACGTATTGATTTTTTAAGTCTTCCAATTCAGGAACAGTTACTTGAGTTATTACAGTCATTACCACCATCCAAATATATGCTAATCGGTAGTGTCGGCAGTGACCCAATTACACTTATTGCAGAAAATAAGCTGTCTAAATCTCTCTATTATTTCTTTGCAACAATGTCCATTACTATTCCAAATTTAACAGATCGCAAAGAAGATATTTTACCGTTCGTGGCAGATTATTTTAGTCGTCATCGTGAGCGATTTGCGTCAAATGTGGCAGAACTTGCACCGGATGTCCAAGCATTATTCTTACAATATGATTGGCCAGGAAACTTAAAGGAACTCGAACTATTGCTAGATGAAATCGTTTCGTTTATGACAACAGAATCAACCGTTACGTTTGATTTACTACCTGTTCATTTTCGATTTAAAGTGCAAAGCCAAGACACATCTGACCATGAACCTGAATTTTTCATGTTCCACCAGCAAAACGATGTCATGCCTCTCGATGCTTATTTACGAGAAGCCGAATCCTATTATGTGCAAAATGTCTTAAATCTATATGAAGGCAATATAACAAAGGCTGCTGGTGCTCTCGGTATGAGCCGACAAAACCTGCAATATCGCATACGGAAGATGAAAAAGGGCTAA
- the pruA gene encoding L-glutamate gamma-semialdehyde dehydrogenase, giving the protein MIPYKHEPFTDFSQEANYNAYLEALNKVESYLGQDYPLIIGGERITTEDKIVSYNPAKKTQVIGRVSKASRELAEKAMQVADETFKTWKKVDPAIRADVLFKAAAIIRRRKHEFSALLTKEAGKPWNEADADTAEAIDFLEYYGRQMLRIKDGQPVESRPGEYNRYDYIPLGIGIVISPWNFPFAIMAGTTVAALVTGNTVLLKPASTTPVVAYKFIEVLEEAGLPAGAVNYVPGSGAEVGDYLVDHPKTRFISFTGSRDVGLRINQRAATHNEGQIWIKRVIAEMGGKDTIVVDKEADLELAAQSIVKSAFGFSGQKCSACSRAVIVEDVYDTVVNRVAELTNELTIGDPADNSNFMATVIDQAAFNKITEYIEIGKKEGRLVAGGTADDSVGYFINPTVFADVDPSARIMKEEIFGPVVAIAKAKDFDEAIEIANDTEYGLTGAVITNNRMNLEKAREDFHVGNLYFNRGCTGAIVGYQPFGGFNMSGTDSKAGGPDYLQLHMQAKTTSEML; this is encoded by the coding sequence ATGATTCCATACAAACATGAACCATTTACAGATTTTTCTCAAGAGGCAAATTACAACGCATATTTAGAGGCATTAAATAAAGTTGAAAGTTATTTAGGTCAAGACTATCCATTAATTATTGGTGGAGAGCGCATTACTACAGAAGATAAAATCGTTTCATATAACCCAGCAAAAAAAACACAGGTGATTGGTCGCGTTTCAAAAGCAAGCAGAGAATTAGCTGAAAAAGCAATGCAAGTAGCTGACGAAACATTTAAAACATGGAAAAAAGTAGACCCAGCGATTCGCGCTGATGTGTTATTCAAAGCAGCGGCAATTATCCGTCGTCGTAAACATGAGTTTTCAGCATTATTGACAAAAGAAGCAGGTAAACCTTGGAATGAAGCAGATGCAGATACAGCAGAAGCAATTGACTTCTTAGAATACTATGGTCGCCAAATGTTACGTATTAAAGACGGCCAACCAGTAGAAAGTCGCCCAGGCGAATACAACCGTTATGATTACATCCCATTAGGAATCGGTATCGTTATTTCACCATGGAACTTCCCATTCGCAATTATGGCTGGTACTACAGTAGCAGCTTTAGTAACAGGGAATACAGTATTATTAAAGCCAGCTTCAACTACACCAGTTGTTGCATATAAATTTATCGAAGTTTTAGAAGAAGCAGGATTACCAGCAGGTGCTGTTAACTACGTACCAGGTTCTGGTGCAGAAGTTGGTGATTACTTAGTTGATCATCCGAAAACGCGCTTTATCAGCTTCACTGGTTCTCGTGATGTTGGTTTACGTATTAACCAACGTGCAGCAACACATAACGAAGGTCAAATTTGGATTAAACGCGTTATCGCTGAAATGGGCGGTAAAGATACAATTGTAGTCGATAAAGAAGCAGACTTAGAGCTTGCAGCACAATCAATTGTAAAATCAGCTTTCGGCTTCTCAGGTCAAAAATGTTCAGCATGCTCTCGTGCTGTTATCGTAGAAGATGTTTATGACACAGTAGTGAACCGTGTAGCAGAGCTTACTAATGAATTAACAATCGGTGACCCAGCTGACAACAGCAACTTCATGGCAACAGTAATCGACCAAGCAGCTTTCAATAAAATTACTGAATACATTGAAATCGGGAAAAAAGAAGGACGCCTTGTAGCAGGTGGTACAGCAGATGATTCTGTTGGTTACTTCATCAACCCAACAGTGTTTGCAGACGTAGATCCTTCTGCTCGCATCATGAAAGAAGAAATTTTCGGACCAGTTGTAGCAATTGCAAAAGCAAAAGATTTCGATGAAGCGATTGAAATTGCAAACGACACAGAATACGGCTTAACAGGTGCGGTTATTACAAATAATCGTATGAACCTAGAAAAAGCGCGTGAAGATTTCCACGTTGGTAACTTATACTTCAACCGTGGTTGTACAGGTGCTATCGTTGGTTACCAACCATTTGGTGGTTTCAACATGTCTGGTACTGACTCAAAAGCTGGTGGCCCAGACTACCTACAACTTCATATGCAAGCAAAAACAACTTCAGAAATGCTTTAA
- a CDS encoding ornithine--oxo-acid transaminase gives MTKSQQVIEQTQNYGAANYHPLPIVIAEAEGAWVKDPEGNKYLDMLSAYSAVNQGHRHPKIIAALKEQADKVTLTSRAFYSENLGEWYELVGKLTNKQMVLPMNTGAEAVETAFKAARRWAYDVKGVEEGKAELIACNGNFHGRTMLAVSLSSDEEYRRGFGPMLPNIKLVDYGNLEALKAAITPNTAAFLLEPIQGEAGIVIPPEGFLKAARELCRENNVLFIADEIQAGLARTGKMFACDWEEVEPDMYILGKALGGGVFPISCVAANRDILGVFNPGSHGSTFGGNPLACAVSIASIKVLLDEKLAERSQELGEYFKGKLREINNPIIKEVRGRGLFIGMELTEAARPYCEKLKELGLLCKETHDTVIRFAPPLVISQEDLDWSIAQIEKVFKL, from the coding sequence ATGACAAAATCACAACAAGTTATTGAACAAACACAAAATTATGGTGCTGCAAACTATCATCCACTGCCAATCGTTATTGCAGAGGCTGAAGGTGCTTGGGTTAAAGATCCAGAAGGAAACAAATACTTAGATATGTTATCAGCATATTCTGCAGTAAATCAGGGACATCGTCATCCAAAAATTATTGCTGCATTAAAAGAACAAGCTGATAAAGTAACATTAACTTCTCGTGCATTTTACAGTGAAAACTTAGGTGAATGGTATGAGCTTGTAGGAAAATTAACAAATAAACAAATGGTTTTACCTATGAATACGGGTGCAGAAGCAGTGGAAACTGCATTTAAAGCAGCTCGTCGTTGGGCTTATGATGTAAAAGGTGTTGAAGAAGGCAAAGCAGAACTAATCGCTTGTAATGGAAACTTCCACGGGCGTACGATGCTAGCAGTATCTTTATCATCTGATGAAGAATATCGTCGCGGTTTTGGACCGATGTTACCTAACATTAAACTTGTAGATTATGGTAATTTAGAAGCGTTAAAAGCTGCAATTACACCAAATACAGCAGCATTTTTACTTGAGCCAATTCAAGGGGAAGCTGGTATCGTTATACCACCAGAAGGTTTCTTAAAAGCAGCTCGTGAACTATGCCGTGAAAACAATGTGTTATTTATTGCAGATGAAATTCAAGCAGGATTAGCTCGTACAGGTAAAATGTTTGCTTGTGATTGGGAAGAAGTAGAGCCTGATATGTACATTTTAGGAAAAGCATTAGGCGGCGGTGTATTCCCAATTTCTTGTGTAGCTGCAAATCGTGATATTTTAGGTGTCTTCAACCCAGGTTCTCATGGTTCAACTTTCGGAGGTAACCCTTTAGCTTGTGCTGTTTCTATCGCATCTATTAAAGTTTTATTAGATGAAAAATTAGCAGAGCGTTCACAAGAACTAGGTGAATATTTCAAAGGGAAATTACGTGAAATTAACAACCCAATCATTAAGGAAGTTCGTGGTCGTGGTTTATTTATCGGTATGGAATTAACAGAGGCAGCGCGTCCATATTGTGAAAAGTTAAAAGAATTAGGCTTATTATGTAAAGAAACACATGATACAGTTATTCGTTTTGCACCACCATTAGTTATTTCTCAAGAAGATTTAGATTGGTCAATTGCTCAAATTGAAAAAGTATTTAAACTTTAA
- a CDS encoding Glu/Leu/Phe/Val family dehydrogenase yields the protein MSENLNLFTSTQDVIQDALNKLGYDEAMYELLKEPLRMLQVRIPVKMDDGTTKVFTGYRAQHNDAVGPTKGGVRFHPAVSEEEVKALSMWMTLKCGIVDLPYGGGKGGVICDPRQMSMGEIERLSRGYVRAVSQIVGPTKDIPAPDVFTNAQIMAWMMDEYSRMDEFNSPGFITGKPLVLGGSQGRDRATAQGVTIVIEEAAKKRGIDIKGARVVIQGFGNAGSFLAKFMNDLGAKVIGISDAYGALHDPEGLDIDYLLDRRDSFGTVTTLFENTISNKDLLELDCDILVPAAIENQITADNAHNIKANIVVEAANGPTTAEATKILTERGILLVPDVLASAGGVTVSYFEWVQNNQGYYWTEEEVEERLYKKMVEAFENVYTTATTRNINMRLAAYMVGVRRTAEASRFRGWV from the coding sequence ATGTCTGAAAACTTAAATCTGTTCACATCAACTCAAGATGTTATTCAAGATGCTCTTAATAAACTAGGCTATGACGAAGCAATGTATGAATTACTGAAAGAACCGCTTCGTATGCTACAAGTACGCATTCCAGTTAAAATGGATGATGGTACGACAAAAGTATTTACTGGTTACCGTGCTCAGCACAATGATGCAGTAGGACCAACAAAAGGTGGCGTGCGTTTCCACCCAGCTGTTTCAGAAGAGGAAGTTAAAGCGCTTTCAATGTGGATGACATTGAAATGTGGAATCGTTGATCTACCATATGGCGGAGGTAAAGGCGGTGTCATCTGTGACCCACGTCAAATGTCAATGGGTGAGATTGAACGTCTAAGCCGTGGTTATGTACGTGCGGTAAGTCAAATCGTGGGACCAACAAAAGATATTCCTGCGCCAGACGTATTTACAAATGCACAAATTATGGCATGGATGATGGATGAATATAGCCGTATGGACGAATTCAACTCTCCAGGGTTCATCACAGGTAAGCCACTTGTACTTGGTGGTTCTCAAGGTCGCGATCGTGCAACTGCTCAAGGTGTAACAATCGTTATTGAAGAAGCTGCGAAAAAACGTGGTATTGATATTAAAGGTGCTCGCGTTGTTATTCAAGGATTTGGTAACGCAGGTAGCTTCTTAGCTAAATTCATGAATGATTTAGGTGCCAAAGTAATTGGTATTTCAGATGCATATGGTGCTCTTCATGATCCTGAAGGTTTAGATATCGACTACTTATTAGATCGTCGTGATAGCTTCGGAACTGTAACAACATTATTCGAAAACACAATTTCAAATAAAGATCTTTTAGAGCTTGATTGTGATATTTTAGTTCCTGCCGCAATTGAAAACCAAATTACTGCTGACAATGCGCATAATATTAAAGCAAACATTGTCGTAGAAGCAGCAAATGGTCCAACGACAGCAGAAGCGACAAAAATTTTAACAGAGCGTGGCATTTTACTTGTACCTGATGTATTAGCATCTGCAGGTGGTGTTACAGTATCTTACTTCGAGTGGGTACAAAATAACCAAGGTTATTACTGGACAGAAGAAGAAGTAGAAGAACGCCTGTACAAAAAAATGGTTGAAGCATTTGAAAATGTTTATACAACAGCCACTACACGTAACATCAATATGCGCTTAGCTGCATATATGGTTGGTGTGCGTCGTACTGCAGAAGCATCACGCTTCCGCGGTTGGGTTTAA
- a CDS encoding iron-containing alcohol dehydrogenase has product MNSFTFYNPVKLHFGEDALEKLPKELAQFGQKVLVVYGGGSIKKNGVYNAVIEKLQEAGKSIFELSGVEPNPRVETARLGIEICKKEGIDLVLAVGGGSVIDCSKLIVAGAKYDGDAWDIVKRKFIVKDALPLGTVLTLAATGSEMNSGSVITNASTEEKFSWGSPAVFPKFSILNPAYTVTVPKNHTVYGIVDMMSHVFEQYFHNATNTPITDEMCEGVLRTVISTAPKLIEDLENVTLRETILLAGTIGLNGFLSIGSQGDWASHNIEHAVSAIYDIPHAGGLAILQPHWMRLNVSVNPERFAGIATRVFGVDATGKTTEEVAHEGIDRLSAFWTSLGAPNRLADYDIDDAKFNQIVEHAMENGPFGNFNKLQEKDVRTILQNAR; this is encoded by the coding sequence ATGAATTCATTTACATTTTATAATCCAGTGAAGTTACATTTTGGTGAAGATGCGTTGGAAAAATTACCGAAAGAATTAGCGCAGTTCGGACAGAAGGTGCTAGTTGTTTATGGCGGAGGTAGCATTAAAAAGAATGGTGTATATAATGCTGTCATTGAGAAATTACAAGAAGCGGGTAAGTCCATTTTTGAATTGAGCGGTGTTGAGCCAAATCCACGTGTAGAGACAGCTCGTCTAGGCATAGAGATTTGTAAAAAAGAAGGGATTGACCTTGTGCTCGCTGTTGGTGGTGGTTCTGTTATTGACTGCTCCAAATTAATAGTAGCCGGGGCAAAATATGACGGGGACGCATGGGATATTGTTAAAAGAAAATTTATTGTGAAAGATGCATTACCGTTAGGAACAGTGTTAACCTTAGCTGCAACAGGCTCTGAAATGAATTCCGGTTCGGTTATTACGAACGCTTCAACGGAAGAAAAATTTAGTTGGGGTAGCCCAGCTGTCTTCCCTAAGTTTTCTATTTTAAATCCAGCATACACAGTGACTGTGCCGAAAAATCATACAGTTTACGGTATAGTGGATATGATGTCCCATGTCTTTGAACAATACTTCCATAATGCGACCAATACACCCATTACTGATGAAATGTGTGAAGGTGTATTACGAACAGTAATTAGCACGGCCCCTAAACTTATCGAAGATTTAGAGAATGTGACATTACGTGAAACGATTTTACTAGCAGGAACAATTGGTTTAAATGGCTTTTTATCAATTGGTTCCCAAGGGGATTGGGCTTCGCACAATATTGAACATGCCGTATCTGCCATTTATGATATCCCGCATGCGGGTGGTTTAGCAATTTTGCAACCACATTGGATGCGTCTAAACGTATCGGTTAATCCTGAGCGCTTTGCAGGTATTGCGACACGTGTCTTTGGTGTTGATGCAACTGGAAAGACAACCGAGGAAGTTGCCCATGAGGGGATTGATCGTCTATCGGCATTTTGGACATCTTTAGGTGCACCTAATCGTTTAGCCGATTATGATATTGACGATGCTAAATTCAATCAAATTGTTGAACATGCCATGGAAAACGGACCTTTTGGCAACTTCAATAAGTTGCAGGAAAAAGATGTACGTACAATTTTACAAAATGCACGTTAG
- a CDS encoding cation diffusion facilitator family transporter codes for MTEILKLLKDGNKPSLMAAFVNTFLGIIKGIAFFFTGNVAMFAEMMHSLGDAANQFFVYIGSALSKKAPTKQFPGGFGRIVNLVCLFAVIIVAILSYETIKEGWHHFMHPSGESKGMFIALGVLFIGIVLEGTVLAKAAVEVLHEAGQEKAGLASIAKAFTYLKRAKPATKLVFMEDLVATGGNVLAFAAILIAHFTGWARIEGLVSIIIGCMMFYVVGKVFLDNARGVIGETDEEMLNHIAHLVMDNPNIKDIVRLEVMKEGEFLHVELVAEADPNLSLAYLDDVRDHLTEVLLSQKGVSKVAILFDEDDGRLNWQHVGERPTKEQ; via the coding sequence ATGACAGAAATATTAAAACTATTAAAAGACGGTAATAAACCCTCCCTTATGGCTGCATTTGTAAACACCTTTTTAGGAATCATTAAAGGGATTGCTTTTTTCTTCACAGGCAATGTGGCTATGTTTGCCGAAATGATGCATTCCCTTGGTGATGCTGCAAACCAATTTTTCGTCTATATCGGCTCCGCCCTTTCGAAAAAAGCACCTACAAAGCAATTCCCAGGAGGCTTTGGTCGAATTGTTAATCTTGTATGCTTATTCGCCGTAATCATTGTAGCCATCCTATCTTATGAGACGATTAAGGAAGGCTGGCATCATTTTATGCATCCTTCAGGTGAATCGAAAGGAATGTTTATTGCACTTGGTGTGTTGTTTATTGGGATTGTATTAGAAGGTACGGTTCTTGCAAAAGCAGCAGTCGAGGTGCTACATGAGGCTGGACAAGAAAAGGCTGGCCTAGCTTCTATTGCAAAAGCATTTACGTATTTAAAACGTGCAAAACCTGCCACTAAATTAGTTTTTATGGAAGATTTAGTAGCTACTGGTGGTAACGTTTTAGCCTTTGCCGCCATCTTAATTGCACATTTTACTGGTTGGGCGAGAATTGAAGGACTTGTGTCAATTATTATTGGCTGTATGATGTTTTATGTAGTTGGCAAGGTATTCCTAGATAACGCACGTGGTGTTATCGGTGAAACGGATGAAGAAATGCTGAATCATATTGCTCACCTTGTAATGGATAACCCAAATATTAAAGATATCGTTCGTTTAGAAGTGATGAAAGAAGGAGAATTTCTACATGTAGAGCTTGTGGCAGAAGCAGACCCGAATTTATCCCTTGCTTATTTAGATGATGTACGTGACCATTTAACAGAAGTACTTCTAAGTCAAAAAGGCGTATCAAAAGTAGCCATTTTATTTGATGAGGATGATGGTAGATTAAATTGGCAACATGTTGGAGAACGACCTACAAAAGAACAATAA